A window of Clostridium taeniosporum genomic DNA:
TTATACACTAATAATTATAAAATGATAAATTATATATAATATTAAACTTAAGCTTTAATATTTTTTTAAAATCATCTTTTTAAATAGTATAGTTAATCTGTCTATCTATAAATATGTAATCTTATAATATATATTTATCTATGATAAAATACTTAAGAATACATTTAATAAAAAATAGGAGGAATATAATTATTATGAGTTTATATGATGATAAATATTTAGCTATAGCTAGTGATATCCTTGAAAATGGTTATTATGATAATAATAGAACTGGTATGCCAACTTATAAGCTACCACATCAAATAATGCAATTTAATTTAGAAAGAGAATTTCCTATATTAACAACTAAATTTGTCGCTTTTAAAACATCTGTTAAAGAAATTTTGTGGATAATGCAAAAACAAAGTAATAATATTAAAGATTTAGATGGTCACATTTGGGATGAATGGGCTGATGAAGATGGTTCTATAGGTAAGGCCTATGGATATCAAGTAAAAAAATATCACCAAATTGATAATCTTATAAAGTCATTAAAAGAAAACCCACAAGATAGAAGAATGATGATTAATATATGGAACTGGGAAGATATGCCTGAAATGAATTTAGCTCCATGTTGTTTCTTAAGTATGTGGGATGTTACAGATGGTAAACTTAACTGCATGCTAGTACAAAGAAGTGGAGATTTACCACTAGGAGTTCCATTTAATACTAGCCAATATGCTGTATTAACACATTTAATAGCTCAAGTAACAGGACTTAAACCTGGATTATTTACTCATGTAATAAATAATGCACATATTTACGAAAATCAAATTGAAGGAATGAAAACTCAATTAGAAAGAAAAGATAAAGCTTATGAGGCACCAAGACTTTGGATAAATCCTGAAATTAAAAATTTCTATGATTTTACGCCTGATGATATCAAATTAGAAGGATACAAGCATCACGAAGCGATAAAAATGCCTGTTTCTGTTTAGAAGTTAAAAATTTAGAGTTAAGAATTGAAAGTTTTGATATATTTTAAAATTACATTATAAATTTTTATTAACTTTCTGTTTTTCTCTTTAATTCTAAATTCAAACTTTTTTATATAGTTTAAAATTCGGTCTATATTTAGTAAAGTATTAATATATGCATAGATAAATTTAGATAAAATAATTAAACTTAAAAATATTAAATAAAAAATATATAATAAAAAATTATAAACTTTTAGTTACTTATTTAAAAATTTCAAAAAAGTTTATTTAAGAATTTTATGATTTAAATAAAAAGTAAGGGGGCTTATATATGTTATCAATAATAGTAGCTATTGCTGAAAATAATGTTATTGGAAATGATAATAAATTAATATGGCATATTTCTGAAGATTTAAAAAGATTTAAAGAGATTACAAGTGGAAAAACTATTTTAATGGGTAGAAAAACTTTTCAATCTCTTCCTGGAATATTACCTAACAGAAAACATGTTATATTAACTAGAGATAAAAATTTTAACATTGATTCTAATTCTGTGGAAAT
This region includes:
- a CDS encoding thymidylate synthase; amino-acid sequence: MSLYDDKYLAIASDILENGYYDNNRTGMPTYKLPHQIMQFNLEREFPILTTKFVAFKTSVKEILWIMQKQSNNIKDLDGHIWDEWADEDGSIGKAYGYQVKKYHQIDNLIKSLKENPQDRRMMINIWNWEDMPEMNLAPCCFLSMWDVTDGKLNCMLVQRSGDLPLGVPFNTSQYAVLTHLIAQVTGLKPGLFTHVINNAHIYENQIEGMKTQLERKDKAYEAPRLWINPEIKNFYDFTPDDIKLEGYKHHEAIKMPVSV